Below is a window of Candidatus Palauibacter australiensis DNA.
CGTCTCTGCAAGGCGAACATCAAGCGGGCCGAGGTGATGGCGAGCGAGTATCCCGACGTCGAGATCGAGACCCAGGTGCTGGTCGGGAAGCCGTTCGACGTACTCCTCAAATGGGCCGAGGAGATCGATCCATCCCTCATCGTCGTGGCCCGTCACGGCTCGCACCGCATCGAGGGCACGGACCTCGGCTCGCAGGCCGACAACCTCGTCTCTCTCGCGGACACGAACATCCTCCTCCTCGGCACCGGGAACGTCCGGCCCGAGGAGATCCCCTGGATCGAGGAGGATGGCGAAGCCGGGCTCGAGTGGGCGCCCGAAGCGGAGGTGAGGATCCTGCGCGTGCCGCCGTTCGCCCTCGGGATCGCGCGCAAGGCCGTCGAGGAGTTCGTCCTCGAACACTACGGCCCCGGAAGCCGTTATGCCGCCGCCTTCGTCCCGAATCCGAAGGACGAGAAGCAGTACCGGGCGGCGTCGCCGCCGGCCGATGGAGACGCGGCGGCCGGCAACGGGGCGGGCGATGGGGTGAGCGGCACGGCGCAGGTGGCGCGCGATGCGCTGGAGACCGGCGCGGCCCCGTCGATCGCGGAGGTCGGACAGGCCGCCAACGGGCGCGCGAGCGCCGACAAGTCGGAACTCTGGAATCGCGACCAGTTGCCCGTCGTGACGAACGAACGCCTCGACGAGGCGATCAAGAAGCTCCTTCCGACCCACATGCAGCTCGTGATGGGGATCGGCGATGCGGAGGAACTCGCCCTCGCCGAGGTGAAGGCGGACGAGGCGATGAAGCGGACCGTCGTGGAGACGAGCGACGCCGACGCCTTCGAGGCCCCGCTCCCCGTGATGGCGCAGTGCCCGGTCACGGACAACCAGATTCCGCGCGACCGCACGGCCGCCGACCCGATCGTCTGGACGCACGAGGCGTTCGAACGCCTGGGGCGCGTGCCGCTGATCGCCCGTCCCCTCGCCCGGAACACGGTGGAGCGCTTCGCCCGCGACCAGGGCATGTGGCGCGTGACCACCGTCGTGATGGACGAGAACAAGGACGCGATGATCGCGGCCGACGAGTTCGACCTCGACACGATGCTCGTGATGTTCAACGAGCTGAAGGCGAAGCAGGCGCGGGCCGAAGCCGCCGGCGTCGACGGCATGAGCGAGGAGATGAAGCGCTTCATCGAGGAGGCGAAGGCCTCCGGTGTGACGCGCTGTCCGATCCGCGACATCGAGCAGCAGGCGGCGGACTGTCCCGTCGACTTCAAGATGGTGTCGCCCGACGATGCCCGAGCGGCGGTCGAGAAGTTCGCGCGTACGGAACTGGGAGAAGAGTCGGGAGCGGACGTCCGTCCCGCTTCGGAGCAGGGATCGCGCCCGAAGTGACCGGGGCCCCGCTGGCCGCGGAAGCCGTCACGCACCGGAGCCCCGCCGCACCCGGTCCGCTCTGGGACGGCGCCCCCGCCGCCGCGTCTCCGCAGGCCGAACCCGATGTCGCGATCCCTCACGTGATCGCGTGGAACCTGACGCGCCGCTGCAACCTCGCCTGCTCCCACTGCTACATCTCCGCCGGGTCGTGGCACGCGTCCGAGGAGGAACTCGATACCGCCGCCTGCTTCCGCGTCATCGACCAGATCCTCGAAACGAGCCCGTCGCCGCTCCTCATCCTCAGCGGGGGGGAGCCCCTCGTGCGCTCCGACCTCGAGGAGATCGCGGGCTATGCCTCCGAACGCGGCGCCACCGTGACCGTGGGCACGAACGGCACCGGGCTCACCGATGACCGCATCGCCTCGCTGAAGGCGGCCGGCGTGCAGGGCGTCGCCCTGAGCGTCGACTCCCTCGACCCGCGCTATCACGACCGTTTCCGGCACGGCGAGGGCGCGCTCGAGGACACGCTCGCCGCAGTGGACCGGCTGGCGGAGCACCGTCTCGACTTCCTCATCCAGTTCACCGTCACGCGCGGGAACCGGGGCGAACTCGATGCCATCGCCGCCTGGGCGGATGCGAAGGGCGCGGTCTGCCTCAACGTCTACTTCCTCGTCGAGACGGGCCGGGGAGAGGGCATGCGCGGCCTCGCCCCCGCGGAGAACGACGAGATCGTGGCCCGGCTGACCGAACTCCAGCGAGACTACCGCGGCCGGCTCATGATCCGCTCCAAGTGCCAGCCGCAACTCATGCGGCACGTGTACGAACAGGATCCGGACTCGCCGCTCCTGAACTACCGTACGCGCTGTCCCTGCGGCGTCCAGTACTGCCGCATCACGCCCGAGGGCAAGGTGACGCCCTGTCCGTACATGCCGGAGGTCGCCGGCGACCTCTCCGACGCGTCCTTCGGCGAGATCTGGCGCGAGGCGACCGTCTTCCGCCTGCTGCGCGAGGGCGAACCGGGCGGAAAGTGCGGACGCTGCGAGTACCGCGCGCTGTGCGGCGGCTGCCGCGCCCGCGCCTACGCGGTGGACGGAGACCTGCTCGGTCCCGATCCTTCCTGCGGCTACGAGCCGGCGCCCGGCATCGCGGACGCGATCCGGCCTCCGCAGCCGGTCACGTACGGTTCGGCGGTCGAGCGGGAGCTTCCGTGGAGCGCCGAGGCCGCCGCGCGGCTCAATGCCATCCCCAGCTTCGTGCGCGGCGTGGTGGCGGAGCGGGTGGAGAAGTTCGCGCGCGAGCGCGGGCACACGGAAGTGACGATCGACGCGATGACCGAGGTCCGCCGGGCCATGCCGGTGGACTTCTCGAAACGGATGCCCTTCTTCGCCCGGAGGCGGCGGAGCGCGGGACGGGGGGATAAGCGATGAAGCGCTGGTTGACCCGTGGCGTCGCGACCCGCGGCGTGCTGCTGGCCGCCCTCGCACTGGCGGTCGCCCTCCCGCTCCTCGCGCAGGCGCCCGGACCCGACTACGGGGAGTTCAATTTCCTCGGGCTCGACCGTCGCGGCGCGGTCTGGATCGCGGCCCAGCTCCACCTGCTGTTCGCCGCGTTCGTCCTCGGCGTACCGATGTTCGCCGTCGTCATCGAGGCGATCGGGATGTTCGGCGGGGATGAGAAGTACGACAAGCTCGCGAAGGAATTCACCCGCCTCCTGCTCGTGGCCTACAGCGCGACCGCGATCTGGGGCGCGATCCTCGTCTTCTTCCTCTCGACGCTCTACCCGCGCTTCTGGGCGTACCTGACGGCGATCTTCGCGCCGTCGATGTGGGTGTACGCGGGCCTCTTCTTCCTCGAATCGTTCACGCTCTACCTCTACTACTACGGGTGGGACGCGTGGAAGAAGGGCGCGGCGAAGAAGGCCCACTGGTGCCTGGGGATCATGCTCAACGTGTGGGGCACGATCGTCATGTTCATCGCGAACGGGTGGCTCACCTACATGATGAGTCCGCCCGAGGGACTCACGGCGGACACGGCCCCGCAGACCGTCCAGTTGTGGAGCGCGATCAACAACGCGACCTGGATGCCGATCAACATCCACCGGCTGCTGGCGAACGTGGTGTTCGGCGGCGCGATCGTCGGCGCCTACGCGGCGTACCGCTTCCTCACGAGCAAGACCGACGAGGAACGCGCGCACTACGACTGGATGGGCTACACCGGCAACCTGATCGCGATCGGCGCGCTCATCGTCCTCCCCTTCGCCGGCTACTGGCTCGGACGCGAGATCTACGAGTTCAGCCAGCAGATGGGCATCACGATGATGGGCGGCTTCATGAGCTGGCTCTGGATCATCCAGGCCTTCCTCATCGGCATCCTCTTCCTCGCGGGCAACTACTACCTCTGGATCGGGATGGGGCGGATTCCGGGGGCGGAACGGTTCCAGCCCTACATCAAGTGGATGCTGCTCGTGCTGGTCCTCGGGGTCATCGTGTGGGCCACGCCGAACACGATGATCGCAGATCGGGACGAGATCGCGGCCATGGGAGGGATCCGGCACCCGTTCCTGCAGGTGCTCGGGGTGATGAGCGCGAAGAACACGGCCGTCAACCTGATGATCCTGACGACATTCCTCTCCTTCCTCATGTACCGGAGGGCGAACAAGGATCCCGTGGTGCCGTGGGCGCGCGCGGGGACGATGCTGCAGGGGGCGGCCTTCGCGCTGTGCGCCGTCATCGTCGTGTTCTACGGCGTGTACGGCTACTTCGTGACCGCGATCGTGCGGATCGGCTTCTCCGTCTACCAGGTGCTCGCGGTCCTGGCGACGATCCTGTTCGTCATCGGGATCGACATGGCGATGCTGCGGGGCGCCAAATCCCGGGGCGAGATCCGGTGGGGGCGGATGCCGGACCGGTCCCAGTACGCGCTGCTCATCCTCGCCGTAACCTTCACGTGGCTCATGGGGCTGATGGGCTTCGCGCGCAGCGGGATCCGGCAGCATTGGCACGTCTACGAAGTGATCCGGGATACGAGCGAGCAGGCCTTCACGCCGGCGCTCGGGCCCGCGGCGACGATCATCAGCATCTGTGTGCTCATCTTCTTCGCGCTCGTCGGATTCATATTCTGGCTCGGCGGCCTGGCCGAACGCTCCGTGTACCAGGAGGCGGAGGCGAAGGTGACGGCCGGACGGGAGGGGCGCGCCGCGCTCGGAGACCCGATGCCGGCGCCCTCCCTGGGCGACGTGGATTAGCGGCGATGACCGGGAGCGGGGACGGACGATGGCCCGGAGCGGGGACTCAAGGACGGTGGTGCGAGGACGGGAAGAGTAGATGACGAACCTGAAGATCCTGTTCACGGTCGTGGCGACGCTGGCGGTGTTCACCTTCGTGGCGAACGTGATCCCGCAGGTGCAGTCGGCGGTCCCCCGGGAGATCGTGCTCAGCGCGGACATGCCGCCCGAGGAACTGGCGGCGATCGGCGAGGAGATCTACGCGGGGGCGGGCGGCTGCACGGCGTGCCACGGCCTCGGCACGCGCGCTCCGGACCTCCTCGGGGTGGTGGGCGGCGTGTGCGCGACGCGCGTCCCGGGGCAAAGCTGCAAGGACTATCTCTGGGAGTCTCTGGTCAACCCGACGGCCTACATCGTGGAGGGCTTCGACCCCATCATGATCGATCAGAGCATCCTTTCGTCGCAGGCCGAGCTGTGGACGCTCGTCGCCTTCCTGGAATCGCAGGGCGGCGAGATCACGGTGAGCGCGGACGACTTCGCCGCGGCGCTCGCGGCCGACGACGCGGCCGAGTCCGCTCCGCCGCCCGTCGCCGTCACCGACCCGAGCCAGGTCGACGCGGTTGCGCTGATCACGGCGCAGGGCTGCCTCGCCTGCCACGCGCTCGGCGGGGAGGGCGGCATGGTCGCTCCCCCCTTCGAGGAGCTGCGGGGACAGGATCCGGCCTTCGTCCGCGAGGGCATCGTGGATCCGATGGCGACGATCAACGAGGAATACTCGGCCTTCGCCGGGACGATGCCGACGATCTTCGGCGATCTCATGTCGCCGGTGGAACTCGACGTGCTGGTGGACTTCTTCGTGGGAGGCTCGGGAGGCGGCGCGGAGGCTCCGGGCGACGCGGCGGAAGTCCCGCCCGACAGCGCGGGAGGTAGCCGATGAAGCGTTACCTGTCCCATCCGTTCTGGCAGGGCGCGATCGTCATCGTCGTGTCCTACGTGGCGTTCGAGTGGGTGATCGGATACGTGCTCCCGGTGATCGGCGTGGCGAGCGCTCCCGTGCCGGCTTCGGTCATCCTTCAGTACATGCTGACCGTCCTGGTGGGCATCGTCCTCTACATGAGCGCGGACGAAGCGCGCTGGAAGAGCTTCAAGAAGCCGATCCACGAGACCATGGTCGCGCGCGACCGGAAGACGCTGCGTGGGATCCTCATGGTCGCGCTTCCGGTTCTCATCGGCTGGCTCGCCTATCAGAACGTGAGGCCGAGCTACGCGGCGCCGGCCACGTTGCGCTCCGTGCACCCCGCGCCGCCGAACCAGCTCACCTTCCGCGGGGAGACGATCGAACTCACGGGGCTCGAGAACCCGCTGCACGAGGAAGGCTCCATCGAGGAGCACCTGGCGGTCGGAAAGCGGATCTACGTCCGCAACTGCGTGCCCTGCCACGGCGACCTGCTCGACGGCCAGGGACATTACGCCCCGGCCTTCAACCCGGTCCCCGCCGACTTCACGAGTTCGGGCAACCTGCCCCAGCTCACGGAGAGCTACGTGTTCTGGCGTATCGTCAAGGGCGGCCCCGGCCTCCCGCGCGAAGGGACGCCGTGGGATTCGGCCATGCCGGCCTGGGAGACGATCCTCGAGCAGGACGAGATCTGGGCAACGATCCTCTATCTCTACGACCAGACGGGGTTCACGCCGCGCACCTGGGAGGAAGAAGGGGAAGGGGGCCACGAATGAGGGGGGCACGAATGAGGGCGCTCCGATGCGGGACCCTCGGGACGCTCGCGCTTGGCGGGTTCGCCATCCTCGCCCTTTCCGCCGCGGCCCCGCTGTCGGCGCAGGAGGACGCGGCCGCCGCGGGCAAGGTCGTGTACGACCGCTGGTGCGCGGAATGTCACGGCGAGACGGGGCAGGGGGACGGCTCCGCCGCCGCCTCGATGCTGCCCCGGCCGCGGGACTTCACGCAGGCGCTCTACCAGGTCCGGACGACCGGGAGCGGGCAGCTCCCGACGGACGCGGACATCCGGTTCGCGATCGAGAACGGGCTCCCCGGTACGACGATGCCGGGCTGGCCCAACCTCACGGACGGGGAGATCGACGACCTCATCGTCTACCTGAAGAGCTTCTCGAGGTTCTTCGGCCAGGGCCCGGCCCCGGAGCCGCTGGACTTCGGCTCGGACCCCGGCGGCGGTCCCGCCGCGATCGAGGCGGGGGCGGCGGCGTATCTCACGATGCTGTGCGAGGAGTGCCACGGCCTTTCCGGGCGCGGCGATGGGACCTCGGCGCCGACGCTGGAGGACTGGCGTGGCCTCCCCATTCGCGCCGCCGACCTCACGGAGGCATGGGTTCTGAACGGCGGCAGCAGCGTCGAGGACATGCACACGCGGATGCTGACCGGATTGGACGGCACGCCGATGCCGTCGGCGATCGATGCCATGAACTCGGGCGTCGTCTCGCCCGACGAGGTCTGGCAACTGGCGCACTACCTCGCCTCGCTCGGGCCGCGCGAGATGCCGCCGCTGCGCGACGTGATCCGCGTGGGGCGCGCCGAGGCCGGGCTCCCGGCCGACGGCGGCGAGGAGGCCTGGGCGGGCGTCGAGGCCTTCTACTTCCCGCTGTCCGGCCAGGTCGTGCAGCTGCCCCGCAACTTCTCGCCGACGGTCGACGGACTCTGGGTGCAGGGGCTTCACGACGGAAGCGACATCGCGCTGCGCGTGCAGTGGAACGACCCGTCCAACAGCCCGGACCCGAACTGGGACGAGTGGCAGGAAAAGATCACGACCGCGCTCGACCTGGACGGCGCGGAACCCATCGCCCTCGACAGCGCCGGCGCGCCGACCGTGCGCCCCCCGGATGCGGTGCTCCTCCAGTTCCCCTTCGAAATGCCGGAGGGCACCGACCGGCCGTACTTCCTGATGGGAGACGCCCGCGAACCGGTTTACCTGTGGACGTGGGATTCGGAGGCCGGGGTCGGCGCGGGGCGGGGTCGAGGCCTCGACTCCGTCGAACCGCTTGCGGAGGACCCGGTAGCGGGAGAAGCGACGTGGGAGGAGGGGCGCTGGACGCTCTATCTCCGCCGCCCGATCGAGGTCGAAAGCGACGGCCTCGACTTCGCCGAAGGCACCCCGACGCCCATCGCGTTCCAGGCGTGGGACGGGTCCAGCGCCGAGGTCGGAAAGCGCAGTTCCGTGAGCACGTGGTACTACATTCTGCTCGAACCTCCGGCATCCAGCACGGTCGTCGTGACGCCCCTGCTGGCCATGCTCTTGACGGGGGCCTTCGGTCTCGTTCTCGTGCGCCGGGCCCAGGACCGTCGGAGGGACGGGTGAAGCAACGGGGAAGGGCTCTCAACAGCCGATAGCGCAACAGTTTTTCGTACGGGAGGTAAGTCAATGCGATCGCATTTCTGGAACCGTTCGGCCGCCTTGCTGGCCATCGCGGCGAT
It encodes the following:
- a CDS encoding c-type cytochrome — its product is MRALRCGTLGTLALGGFAILALSAAAPLSAQEDAAAAGKVVYDRWCAECHGETGQGDGSAAASMLPRPRDFTQALYQVRTTGSGQLPTDADIRFAIENGLPGTTMPGWPNLTDGEIDDLIVYLKSFSRFFGQGPAPEPLDFGSDPGGGPAAIEAGAAAYLTMLCEECHGLSGRGDGTSAPTLEDWRGLPIRAADLTEAWVLNGGSSVEDMHTRMLTGLDGTPMPSAIDAMNSGVVSPDEVWQLAHYLASLGPREMPPLRDVIRVGRAEAGLPADGGEEAWAGVEAFYFPLSGQVVQLPRNFSPTVDGLWVQGLHDGSDIALRVQWNDPSNSPDPNWDEWQEKITTALDLDGAEPIALDSAGAPTVRPPDAVLLQFPFEMPEGTDRPYFLMGDAREPVYLWTWDSEAGVGAGRGRGLDSVEPLAEDPVAGEATWEEGRWTLYLRRPIEVESDGLDFAEGTPTPIAFQAWDGSSAEVGKRSSVSTWYYILLEPPASSTVVVTPLLAMLLTGAFGLVLVRRAQDRRRDG
- a CDS encoding universal stress protein; this translates as RLCKANIKRAEVMASEYPDVEIETQVLVGKPFDVLLKWAEEIDPSLIVVARHGSHRIEGTDLGSQADNLVSLADTNILLLGTGNVRPEEIPWIEEDGEAGLEWAPEAEVRILRVPPFALGIARKAVEEFVLEHYGPGSRYAAAFVPNPKDEKQYRAASPPADGDAAAGNGAGDGVSGTAQVARDALETGAAPSIAEVGQAANGRASADKSELWNRDQLPVVTNERLDEAIKKLLPTHMQLVMGIGDAEELALAEVKADEAMKRTVVETSDADAFEAPLPVMAQCPVTDNQIPRDRTAADPIVWTHEAFERLGRVPLIARPLARNTVERFARDQGMWRVTTVVMDENKDAMIAADEFDLDTMLVMFNELKAKQARAEAAGVDGMSEEMKRFIEEAKASGVTRCPIRDIEQQAADCPVDFKMVSPDDARAAVEKFARTELGEESGADVRPASEQGSRPK
- a CDS encoding cytochrome ubiquinol oxidase subunit I translates to MKRWLTRGVATRGVLLAALALAVALPLLAQAPGPDYGEFNFLGLDRRGAVWIAAQLHLLFAAFVLGVPMFAVVIEAIGMFGGDEKYDKLAKEFTRLLLVAYSATAIWGAILVFFLSTLYPRFWAYLTAIFAPSMWVYAGLFFLESFTLYLYYYGWDAWKKGAAKKAHWCLGIMLNVWGTIVMFIANGWLTYMMSPPEGLTADTAPQTVQLWSAINNATWMPINIHRLLANVVFGGAIVGAYAAYRFLTSKTDEERAHYDWMGYTGNLIAIGALIVLPFAGYWLGREIYEFSQQMGITMMGGFMSWLWIIQAFLIGILFLAGNYYLWIGMGRIPGAERFQPYIKWMLLVLVLGVIVWATPNTMIADRDEIAAMGGIRHPFLQVLGVMSAKNTAVNLMILTTFLSFLMYRRANKDPVVPWARAGTMLQGAAFALCAVIVVFYGVYGYFVTAIVRIGFSVYQVLAVLATILFVIGIDMAMLRGAKSRGEIRWGRMPDRSQYALLILAVTFTWLMGLMGFARSGIRQHWHVYEVIRDTSEQAFTPALGPAATIISICVLIFFALVGFIFWLGGLAERSVYQEAEAKVTAGREGRAALGDPMPAPSLGDVD
- a CDS encoding radical SAM protein produces the protein MTGAPLAAEAVTHRSPAAPGPLWDGAPAAASPQAEPDVAIPHVIAWNLTRRCNLACSHCYISAGSWHASEEELDTAACFRVIDQILETSPSPLLILSGGEPLVRSDLEEIAGYASERGATVTVGTNGTGLTDDRIASLKAAGVQGVALSVDSLDPRYHDRFRHGEGALEDTLAAVDRLAEHRLDFLIQFTVTRGNRGELDAIAAWADAKGAVCLNVYFLVETGRGEGMRGLAPAENDEIVARLTELQRDYRGRLMIRSKCQPQLMRHVYEQDPDSPLLNYRTRCPCGVQYCRITPEGKVTPCPYMPEVAGDLSDASFGEIWREATVFRLLREGEPGGKCGRCEYRALCGGCRARAYAVDGDLLGPDPSCGYEPAPGIADAIRPPQPVTYGSAVERELPWSAEAAARLNAIPSFVRGVVAERVEKFARERGHTEVTIDAMTEVRRAMPVDFSKRMPFFARRRRSAGRGDKR
- a CDS encoding cytochrome c; translated protein: MKRYLSHPFWQGAIVIVVSYVAFEWVIGYVLPVIGVASAPVPASVILQYMLTVLVGIVLYMSADEARWKSFKKPIHETMVARDRKTLRGILMVALPVLIGWLAYQNVRPSYAAPATLRSVHPAPPNQLTFRGETIELTGLENPLHEEGSIEEHLAVGKRIYVRNCVPCHGDLLDGQGHYAPAFNPVPADFTSSGNLPQLTESYVFWRIVKGGPGLPREGTPWDSAMPAWETILEQDEIWATILYLYDQTGFTPRTWEEEGEGGHE